The nucleotide window taaaaaataagagtTCATAGGCCGTAGATACAAaccattgaaattattatattattcaattcaaaaattatcgatcatattttaatatcttgaCCAAAAATTTCGGGATAAACGCATTAAAACCAACAAAATGAGGGAGCCATGGAGGTGCTAAAATaccttgaaataaaattatttattatacatatttgctTAAcacttttcaaataataagtattgaaACATGTTTATCAGAGTAACGTTTAGTCGAgtcagttctcaaataactcttataatcaatttaaataatttcaggaCAAGGCAACCAGGTACCAGAAATAACAGTATCGGGCGGAGGCCTAGGACTCAACAAGATGTCTAAACGGGAAGAAGCTCCCTACGCCAATGAAGACGCGCAAGTCATCGGGCTAAACTTCCACCAGAGCAAGGAGGTTCTGATTGTTGACAACGGAGTTGGTTCCAATGGAGATgtgagttttaaaaattatgtttgtttactTATCTTTTCTTATCCGGAACACTTttgacactttttttttactggTAATAGAAGGGGCAGATGTAATGCGCTTCACGACCgcgtttatttacttaatgaaCTCAGTTTGAGTGCATTGTTAGTCGCAGTTAGTTTGCAAAAGCACCCCAAGaaagccattattattattatttttataaatattaagacaGAAGTTCTGttactaaggtaaaataaGTAAGATTTGACTATACATTATGAATATGACTGGCTACATATATGTTGAAATTTTTTAGTATGTGCTGTGAAAAGTGATTCTACATTCTGATAATCTTCTCTGTATACCAATATAAGGTAACAAACAACTACTGAAGGTTTTATCACTATCACAGAAAAATCTACCAAACTTCTATcggtattttgtaataatagtttttgtttcGTTAAACTTTCAGTTGCCAGGAAAAATATCAGAGGCTGCAACAGACTGTACCGATTGCGCTGGTAGATTTAGTGTgagtatattgtttatattagaatagtttttttcttaaccTTCTAATACTTGGTTTAATGTAATCTATGTTTACATGCGTACTTAAAAATTGATCTGAATAAAAgtctgtattattattatatttttaaatacatacataacatatttatcGCACTATGAGCTATTTTATGTTGTTTGGACTCGTGGGGAAATTTAAGAAATCCAAAAGATGTAAAACATTAGTTATTAGGTTTAAGTACTTAATACATCGTTagaatagaattttaaattattgaaaatattttagataaggAATTTAAATGGTTTCcattgaaaatttcaatttattttgacattctaattaaattaagaaatacgtaatattttcttatatagtTTAAAGTTTGTCTATGATAACAGTAgacattgtatttataataatcaatttataaattccaGTTCACATCCCGAGGTAAAATTAAGGCGTTGATTCAAAAGAACTTCTTGCGGATGTGGAGAAATATCGGTGTGATGCTATTCATCTTTGCCTTACCCGTGATGCAGGTCATACTCTTCTGTTTGGCAATTGGACGAGACCCAAGCGGACTTAAACTGGTAAGACtgataaaataagatattggatgaaaactttattatcacaattattgcattaaataaaaacaatattcgtttatatgtttttttttacaaaccaCAGGCTATTGTAAACGACGATGTTAATGTGTTCGACGGCTACTGTCCATACAACGCTTCGTGCTCTATGAAGAATCTGTCTTGCCGGTATTTGGACAATTTGAAAAATGACTCAATCatcaaaaactattatattaaccTAGACGATGCAAAACAAGCTGTGCGGGAAGGAGATGCCTGGGGAGTCATCTATTTCAATGAGAATTATACCGACTCCTTGGTTGCGAGACTGGCTTTAGGTGAGaaactttaatatatgtacattttttttaaatatttatttgcacttAGTAACAGTTTATGAATATGTtcaaatttttgaagtgaTAACTACTTATGAGGGGGTAAACCGCTTCGTTACGTAACGCGTTACGGCGCCAGTCTGTCTAGCTTCCTGttctttcaagaaaagggcAGCGGTAGGCAGGCTCGCTCGCTCATACTCTAACTCGCAGCGCTAGCCGTATTTCATACAGACGCTTTCTCCTCTGTCTACTTCGTATTTAGTGTGCGTTAGACACTTTATTAGTTTAAGTTATCACTTCTGCCGGGCCTCCCGAGAcgctcacattttttatttaaatacggaTCTTCGCtataattgacataattattatacattcagttaataaacattaactgaatgtataataattaatcttaaataaaaaataactttggcagttttcattttcataggggaatatgtaaaataacgtGTTTGTGGTcagaaaaaaagtttaaaatgcagatatttttaaataaatacgcaaGTAACTGCGAAACCTAGACGTTGttatcaaacatttttaatggTTTTCAGGTGACACGGCTGACAATGAGACAATAATGTCATCAGAGGTGGAAGTTTGGCTGGACATGTCCAATCAGCAAATTGGTTTGATGCTAAGTAGAGACATACAATTCTCTTACAGGGACTTCGCCAAGGTAATTCCCTCatgaatttctaaaataaatccaATACGTATTTACACTCAGTGATAAGTCCCGACTCTAATCTCACCCTTAAATATTCCCCGACTAGTTAATCTTTATCTAACTAGTTTCAAATTttggttatatatttaattatataaatatttatgacaagTCTTTTAAACAGGTCTGATAAATAATTGGATCTATTTCAGGGTCTTTTATCGACATGTAACTACAATCCTAAAGTGGGCGACATTCCAATCGACTTCAAGGATCCTATTTACGGTGATACAAATCCTTCCTTCACTGATTTCGTCGCGCCGGGGGTTATTCTAACGTAAGTACATATCCACAAAACGAAGAgcttttatttgtatagatgTTAGATAAACTCTCTACTTATATTGATCAGAATAACCGGCTTAGTTAGACGACATTAGCATCAGCTGTTATGATTGTACTCAATTGTTTTACTGCAACaagctatttttataatttagttgaTACCTACTTCTTACAAAAAGCTTTTTACATTAGATACCTACTTAAATTCATATGGGAAGAATTCTGAACGTTGATATGTAATAGAGATACCAAAAACTTTCCTTTCCAGAATCGTGTTCTTCTTGGCTGTAGCTCTCACTTCGTCTGCTCTCATAGTGGAACGTACAGAGGGTCTATTGGATCGTTCCTGGGTGGCCGGTGTTTCCCCAGGGGAGATTTTATTCTCTCACGTGGTGACCCAGTTTGTAGTGATGTGTGGACAGACAGCGTTGGTGCTCATTTTCATGATACTCGTCTTTGGAGTGAAGAGTAATGGAAACATCGCGTATGTCGTCATGCTGACGCTTTTGCAAGGTAAACATTGcgttaaatgtaatttactgTTACCTTTCTTTGCCGACATCAGCCTTTTCTACCCATgtataaacataatgtttCGATTATAGTTTATACTTCCTATTAACAATCCCGTAAAACCGTGCAATCTCTTTGgtaaagtttgttttaaatatgtttgcaCCAAAAGCTTCGGAGAACATTTTACGGGAAAAGTGAaaaagtcgctacatatctacgtacGACAAATTTATTGAGTGGAGAGAAGAGGAAAAGAaggaaatagttttattaaattgcttaattttttcgcaactgtattaaaaatagtggtTCAGTACACGTTCGGAACCGTAattgcaacttgttccgactgtcaaccctcaccttcggcttagcctcggctcgggtagacatttgTCGGAACTCTTTGCAATGACAAAGTTTCCGCACtcgtatgaaatattattattataatatagataataatcgGCTGTTTAAGACTTTCCTCATAAAGAAGTTCCCCTACGGCATCAGCAACAACCTCTGCGCCTTATTGCAGATAGATATGCTGTATGCATATTGGGTGTTATAGTatctaaaaatctattaaacattatttcaggACTTTGTGGAATGTGCTTCGGCTTCGTGATATCAGCTGCCTGCGAGCTCGAACGAAACGCCATCCAGCTTGCCCTAGGTTCATTCTACCCTACTCTACTTCTCAGTGGGGTAATTTGGCCCATCGAGGGTATGCCATGGATCCTACGATACGTGTCTACTTGTTTACCCTTGACCCTCGCTACCTCGTCACTAAGATCCATATTGACCCGCGGTTGGCCCATAACTGACCCTGATGTCTATATGGGCTTTGTTTCGACTATACTGTGGATTTCTTTATTCTTAGTCCTTACTCTAACGATTTTGAGGTTCAAACGGggttaaattagtttttttttatttataaatgttgctTTGTAAAAACCCAGTACCATATAGCTATGGTCTTTGTACCtagtttgatatttaaaaccaGTTGTTTCATACGAAATGTTGTAATAGAACCAAAcagtgaaaaaatatttaaaattttacccaTCTATGATCCAAGAAAATAGTTCTGACTATTGGGTTTTTACATAACAAcgatgtattatttatttttctgggTTTTGTATGCAAGTACTTTTTTATCTGCTGTATATGGCAACCCTTATTATACTGCTGTATCGTGGAAATAATTTGCTCAAACTGCTATGAACAATGTGTGAAATCTTTATAAccaagaataaaattaaaaatatggatacttatgtatttacatGTTCGGAAACTATATGTGGAAATTTGTCTACAAACCAAATCGGTTAAAATTGATTTCACACCTGCCTGGCTTATATTGATGAAATTAGATTATATTCTGTGCTAATCCCGCCAAAATAAGCCAGGCCTTAGAGTAAATGACTTTTAGTCAATGTAAATAGTAGAATAATACTATAAGGTTTTAGGGATGTTAGCAATTATGATTTGTCCAACGCTTTTCTTAGGGTCCCTTTCATACAAGGAAGGATAAGGAcccaaaaatattatcttattattacCAGAGTTTTAATTCCCTTTTAACAATAGACTATAAAATTGTCGCAACTTCATACATTTCTTATagctaatttaatattttatattaatgctGGTATCTCCCTGGATGATTTCTTATATCCCCCATATAGGACTACGTTAAGTGTCTACGACTCAAAGTTACCATAGATTTAGATGGTGCCATAATGGTGATTTTTTATCGAACTTTGcgacaaaattttaatgtaatcgTTGATTACAACCTAAGATTTTGACACTACGCGCCATCTTCAATCGAATTATGTTCCgtagattataaatatacaccAACTTGTCAATGGCAATAAGATAATCTATAATGTAtagtttgaaataatttaggtTTCATAGAAATAAGGTTGTATTTTAGACATGGCCTACATAGTAAATGTTGccaggtattttttaaattttgtatttttttaaagaaaatataatttcggTTAATTTTGAACGGGcaatacttaaatgtaattcAATAGGAGCTAGATTAGGCTAGAAGTGTCAGACTGTGATTATTTTTGCTAACATTGACATTTTGTTATGACAATTATACAATACTGTACCAAATAAGatattgtgtttaataatgtagacctttttatttaaataaaattccgtACAATCTgtcatattgatatttttcttcCCTCCGTAGTCCTCTTCATAAACAATCTTGTACATTTTAAGTACAAAGCAAACACAGTTTAGTATGTGTCATTATTGATCTATCTTCGTTACTTTGTTTCaccaataatattttgtcGTGATTCGAACCTAGTTAAAACGGTTATATTGTTTCGAATAATGAAgcaatctataaaaataacgattagtatatttcataaaaatacatcaccaaattacataattaaaatttattgaagtgaTGACATGTCATAgaattacttagttaaaatcTCACTAAGagctttcttcttcttttgacCCTTGTTGAATTTTcctttctgtaaaaaaatatcaaatatttttatctttcttaattttaatacaggTGTTACAcacgattttttaagaaactgCCGCGTATGAGCACAATTTATCTTATCTTGTCAATTAGGGTATGGAAATTAGTAATTTGCTATCaagccaaaaataaaaatgaatacttcTTCTATcgtaattagtattaaaactTTGTATCCTATACGagcaacatatttaaaatagaatgaaacgtattcttaaaaagccaatgacttgatattttttccgctatcttcaaaaatgttttatgatatttacCTTCTTCTTTTCTGCAGTTCTTCCAACAAATTCCTTCCTCTCTTTCTTACCGAGCTTATTAGCTGGTCCTTCACCGTCATCctgtaaaatatcaatatttacattatattaaaaagaaaagtgATTTGCAAACGTGTGATATGACGTAACACGCATAATTCAGAATCATAGATACCGCAGCATCAACAAATGCTGAACATCAATCATTAACACCCATATCAATCCACATTACTACATAATCACTGTACTCACTCATGCATAACAAATTCATAACATTTAATGgtgacttattttattaaaaaaataaaaatacaaattattacaatacgcagtaacctttttaggtctaggcctcagatttttatatctgtttcataatcgtTTGTTAATCTAGAATGaatagaatgaacatagctgactaaaattgttacggctaatggcgacgtgtatctcgctcgtatataatatatacatattaatattaagtttctcatgtaaataaaatatttctgtttttgtaatgagaaataaagttaaagtttaaacataatctaataggcaagtaggcttcctgtgcctgacacacgtcgtcgactttttggatcaaAGGCAagtcagtttcctcacgatgtattCCTTCAACGTTGGAgctaatgtaaaaaataaatacggctatagacagaaagtccatttgtgcacagccggggttcgaacctccGACCTTAGGGAAGAGAGTCACAcattgaagccactaggccaacacttgTCATTACTCTCTTTACATTCAACACTCTCATTACTgcaacataaaaattacgacCAACCTGattctttcttttatttgcTATTCTTCTAAACGCACCATCTTGTTCCTGGCCATTATTTCTGTCAAACTTGCCCGGTGCGTTTCTGTTAAACCCTCGGTTTCCATTACCGAAATTTCTATTTCCGAAATTTCTGTTACCACCATTTCTATCAAACCCACTGTTTCTATTATTACCAGCGATCCTGTTATTTCCACCATTTCTGTAGTTGCCATCATTTCGGTTGTATCCACCACTTCTGTTATTTTCACCACTTCTGTTATTGCCACCGTTTCGGTTCCCACCGTTTCTGTTGTCcctgttatttttgtttccaCTTTTCTTGCTATGTATTTGTAGGCACCTATTTACTCTGAGAATTCTATTCTTTATAGTAAGATCTTCTTCGGTGAGTGCTAACGCTAATTCTACGGCATCCTTGGATTTAAAATTGACATAGCCAAATcctgaaagaaaatattaccagaactaactatttaagtagtctacgtatgtaattaattttaacaatgtcACAATGAACTAAGTATTACAGTCATCAACTTTCTTAAAGTAAACATGAACTGTGCATTATTGGTATTAAGAACACTTTGAGAATTCTGGCATGTATCACTATTGTAATATGAGATTGGCATGCACATAGAAATCTGATTGGCGGTAGAGCGCCACAATGTGCTACTGTCACAATGAATCCATTGCTTAAGATGCAGaagtattcaaaattttaatattttacttctaTATCTTACTTTGATATTATTGTCTTTGGttaatacattacataattaaataaaacctaaaaattaTGAACGTAAACTAATCcgaatatataacattattaaacaatgacAGTTCTGAATATAATCTTGTTAAATCATAGTTGCATTATTTGAAGAATACCTTTTCCAGCACCAGTCTTCTCATCCCTTACAATGCGGACTGATTCTATTTCTCCACACTTCTCAAACTTGCCCCTTAACGTTTCATCTTCTATAGCAAAAGGCAAGTTACCAATGAATATTGAACACTTAGTATCCAATGTACCAGTTATATCACTTCGAGTCACTCGTAGATGGTGACCATCTAATACTGTGTTGTTTGCAGACAGAGCCTAAAAGGAAAAGCCCATAAGTGGAGTTAGCTGTTGTTGTTAGTTAGTTGTGTTTTAATAGTTTACTTAAGATATATGCTATTGCCTAATTTAGAAatgtgacatttaaaaaattatgccTTATCACCAGCTTCTAAAATGGCAAGATACTAGACTAGGGAAGAAGCCACACTTAGGCGATATGCTAATGAAACCATTGTATGGCTCTTGAATAAAAGAAATTGGGTTTAAAGAAttgatatacatacatacacctATTctccaaaaaatattaagagggcatgtgtatgtatatactgGCATACAAGAAGTTACCTTGGcaacaaactttttataagaaaaatgttgatttaaaaatgtcttacagctgatataaattgtatttccttaaaataaataaaagctttaaaaactGATCTATCTTTCTAGTCAACTTGTgtaaaaaactttacaaaaacTAACCTTTTCTACAGACTCAGGCTTCTGATATTTGACATAGACATTTACAGTTGTCCTCTCAGGATGCAATTCATTCTTGATAATTGCAAGTTTTGGAGTCATAGTTGCATCTTTTACTGGCACAGCACGAATTCTGGAAACATAATATGCTAGTTTACAGGACAAAACcaccaatttttattaatttgtttaaatctttattttggAAGTCTACGGTAAATCTATGATTTTATGTTGTCTCAACGGTTTTAATGATGGCACATATGAAGAAATATCTTACCTTACAGTGTCAATATCTCCATACtgactaaataattttttaatatcctttttagttttaggCTTGTAAAGCACATTCCCAATAAACAGGGTTCTCTTTATTTCATCTTCACTCTCTTCTTGAGGCATGTTTAATTTATCTGTCTTTGTTTCTTCTGCCTTCTTATTCTTCCCCTTTTTATCCGACTCTTTTTCCTCTTCATCTGAACTGTCAGCTGgccctattaaataaaatttagttcagaataaaaataattgctattaaatttattctactCATAAGGATGATTAAAAATTGTGACAACAATATCATGAGCATGCAGAAAACCCATGgaaatatgtcaaaaaaacTGACACACTATCTATCTcctattgtttttatacatactatattatGGTGTTCACAGGTTTTCTAAGGATTCAAGCCCTCAATTATTCACTTTACCTTATATAAAAGAGAAGTTATCTGATTACCTGTGTCAAGAGTTTCTTTATGTTCATTCTCTGATTGTATCTCATGGTCTGATTCATGCTCAGAATCTGTATCTTGAGCAGTAATTGCATTTGGATTAACTATCATTTCATCATTGGCATCAAGcatatttatttctgattTTTCTCTAGCTTCATGTTCTGTATTCTCACTTTCCACTTCTAATTTtggcttattttttttctttttatgttttttattatttttagtttttatgatttcTGTAACATTTTCATTGGAATCAGTTTCAATAACTTCTAATTTACTAGTAATCTCTTTGTTATTAGATTTTGCCTTCTTTGGAGATGTATTCATTGGAACATCTGTTGATTCCTTCTCTTCATTTGTTTCAATGTTTTCCACACTACTTTCTTGAGCTTTGGACTGTcgtctttttttcttttttattgataccttactattttgtatattttctgtgATTGCATTAGCATCATTCATTTTCATAGTGTGTTGACCATCAGTTTCTAGCTgttcttttaaatgtttctttgcTTTGTCTACAGCTAGGTTGGTTAAAGTGCTGTTACTTTCTTCAACTGTGGTATCCAAGTCGGGATTCTGAAATATTCGTTTTGGCGATTTCTTTACTATCGCTTTctttttctgtaaagttgGAGACAAGAATATGGAACGGTCATCAACGTATTCACTCCTTGGGGTGACGTTAGGGGATGGTTGGTGTTTGGTAGGAGTTAAtgctctttttaataattttggcCTACTAGGCGTCACATTACCAGATACTAAAGCTGCAACACTTCCAACTACGTAATCCatgttaattacttaaacttaaaaagaTATCTTATACCCATACAGGTAATTGGTAAGTAACTTCGCAAttccaagtttaaaaaaaacgcgaACACCACATGGTGCTTTAATTGACAGTTGAATAGTCGAATAACAACTAACAAGTGTCAAGTAACAACGACGAAGTCACTGACAAATTGACAATTAACATATTGTGACAGCTATATTtcgtataaaaaacaataaaattttattacttggtATTACTATTTAACGCtgctaatatataaattacagcattctataataaaagataattactTGACTATTATTTATACCATGAAAACTGTCAACAAAGCACAAAACTAGCCCGGAAACTGCCAACATTATGATTTTTTCTCCTTTTTCCTAGGATGGCTTTAGAATTAAGGACCAACAatcttttcattatatatgctatttaatattttaacactcTATTGAATAGCTATGTTAgtgcattattaatatttaaaggttGCGTTGTCGACCATAGAGGTGCGCATTCTGTCAGATGTcattgtgtattgtatttttactttgtaGTTTCTTGTTTAtggtacatttttattttgcgtGATTTAGTGAGTGACGCTTTctcgttaaattaaataatcgcGTTTCAATTGATAATCAAGTTTAcgttaaaatattgtgtggATTTCGCTgcggttttaaataaaaaggaaggATCTATtcgtatgtattatttatatttaacagtaATTAAGTTACTTCGCCATGTTATGCCGCCCGCCATTCCTTTATcatgttttttgtgtttagATACATAAGGATCCTATTCGAATTGAATGGTCGTAATACTTGAAAGACagattttgtatgttttgatTATTCATTTTGCATtaattgaaacaatttttgtaaattgtaaggttataaaggtattaaaaatgtaaatgccCCGAAATGTccggatttttattattaattcttatacACAGTAGattcataatataaagttCATCAAAACTCGTGCACAAtccttaaaaaataacgaagtgcctatttaaaacttaattttctaGCCATGAACTCACTTCTCacaatataactaatataatataatgttttgtattaactatttaatGCATATGTTAATTATGACATGCAGTCTTGGGATTCATATTTAGAAAaggaaagaaaataataatttattaattgttttcataATTGACAAAGTAAATAGTTCTAAATCTTATAgtgtatatttgattatgGAATActtatcattaatatattttttataagcggatgctatttaaattatgttaaacatggaaaaatttacataattataaaataacttgttCATCTAAAAAGTatgttatacatttaaaggtatttttgACATGAAGCACATCCTTCATAGACTATATACAATGCTGCCTTAATTATTCCCAAGCCCTTAATAACTGAGGCATAACAATCACTCAACCATAGTTCATAGCATATCTTCCACACATTCAGAAAAAAAGTGATAATACTTTTACCAGTTTAATTATACAGTAACGTAATAGGTACTATTaatctaaattctaaatattaatttaataaaataatactttatcttagaacaagttataaataaacatttataaactatgttttatataaattcattgGCAGTGTAACTATACTGAACCTAACTTAGACAGGTATAttgtattagtaatttatgcaaattgaattaattatgtttctaaacttaatttgttgataatatgtacatggaacagtatatttaattgataatgtTTACATTAGTATGTACAGGAAAAAACTTTGTTAAAACAGtagtcatttttaattattctttttaatttgatttttaatttccattaGGGAGATAAttccaatataatttttctctgaaatttaatttttgaatacaAAGTATCTGATATACCTTTTAAAATCATCACACTCAACTTCATAAACAGTTGTAATAGCTAAATACAATCATGTAaggcaatataatatttatacataatctttaaaatgttatttctgtTAAATATTCATAGCACAATGTTTTGTTTAGCTTAGGTTTCTCTTTGTGGCCTAAGGTCAACACTTTCAAGTGCTaagacataatttaaattgcaaaTATCTTTTCATGTGGCTTAAACTGTATTTAAAGATCCCTTATTATGAAGGCATCCTttagtttgtatatataagGAGAAACATTGTTGGTTATGCTCTTAGTGTAGTTAAAGGTTCAATAGgagcattaaaatttatatttgaagttgtgcaattttttaaataaagaaaagttCGCTACTTCCAGTAAAAACAGATTGATAAGTATATAATCAAGTCTTATGAAATGatctttataaacatattatactgAAATGACTGTAGTGgttctaatttttttgtagaCTGCTATTAGCATGCTGTTCTGTGTATGTCCTGTATTTGCAACCTTTTTGTTCTTTACAGCCATGTGTTGTCTTTCATAAATAGACACTTATCAGTATTTCAATAACTAAATAGACATTTGAAATGGGTATACCTGCACTGCACATCTGTTTGCAATTAAGCTACAAGTCagaaaaaaatttcattttagaagaactattatttacataaagtttttttaagtaaaatcagtaagcattttatatatatatatatatataatatatatgtctcAGTAAAGAGacatctatataaaaaatggttaAAGTGTTATCAAACCTACCTAAAA belongs to Pieris rapae chromosome 2, ilPieRapa1.1, whole genome shotgun sequence and includes:
- the LOC110991264 gene encoding ABC transporter G family member 23 isoform X1, which translates into the protein MAALNHNNNNNVRPDRLRQMFSWTGETSPPSPLGDEKESKMSQIQFSPPSDKQNTLALQKRAEAVCVQNAYKHYGSNKRPNHVLSKLNMTVKKGTIYGLLGASGCGKTTLLSCIVGRRKLNSGDIWVLGGKPGTKGSGVPGKRVGYMPQEIALYGEFTIKETMMYFGWIFGMETREIVERLRFLLDFLDLPSENRMVKNLSGGQQRRVSFAVALMHDPELLILDEPTVGVDPLLRQSIWTHLVRITSSGDKTVIITTHYIEEARQAHCIGLMRSGRLLAEDPPQALLRMYNCISLEDVFLKLSRKQGQGNQVPEITVSGGGLGLNKMSKREEAPYANEDAQVIGLNFHQSKEVLIVDNGVGSNGDLPGKISEAATDCTDCAGRFSFTSRGKIKALIQKNFLRMWRNIGVMLFIFALPVMQVILFCLAIGRDPSGLKLAIVNDDVNVFDGYCPYNASCSMKNLSCRYLDNLKNDSIIKNYYINLDDAKQAVREGDAWGVIYFNENYTDSLVARLALGDTADNETIMSSEVEVWLDMSNQQIGLMLSRDIQFSYRDFAKGLLSTCNYNPKVGDIPIDFKDPIYGDTNPSFTDFVAPGVILTIVFFLAVALTSSALIVERTEGLLDRSWVAGVSPGEILFSHVVTQFVVMCGQTALVLIFMILVFGVKSNGNIAYVVMLTLLQGLCGMCFGFVISAACELERNAIQLALGSFYPTLLLSGVIWPIEGMPWILRYVSTCLPLTLATSSLRSILTRGWPITDPDVYMGFVSTILWISLFLVLTLTILRFKRG
- the LOC110991264 gene encoding ABC transporter G family member 23 isoform X2; translation: MLITETSPPSPLGDEKESKMSQIQFSPPSDKQNTLALQKRAEAVCVQNAYKHYGSNKRPNHVLSKLNMTVKKGTIYGLLGASGCGKTTLLSCIVGRRKLNSGDIWVLGGKPGTKGSGVPGKRVGYMPQEIALYGEFTIKETMMYFGWIFGMETREIVERLRFLLDFLDLPSENRMVKNLSGGQQRRVSFAVALMHDPELLILDEPTVGVDPLLRQSIWTHLVRITSSGDKTVIITTHYIEEARQAHCIGLMRSGRLLAEDPPQALLRMYNCISLEDVFLKLSRKQGQGNQVPEITVSGGGLGLNKMSKREEAPYANEDAQVIGLNFHQSKEVLIVDNGVGSNGDLPGKISEAATDCTDCAGRFSFTSRGKIKALIQKNFLRMWRNIGVMLFIFALPVMQVILFCLAIGRDPSGLKLAIVNDDVNVFDGYCPYNASCSMKNLSCRYLDNLKNDSIIKNYYINLDDAKQAVREGDAWGVIYFNENYTDSLVARLALGDTADNETIMSSEVEVWLDMSNQQIGLMLSRDIQFSYRDFAKGLLSTCNYNPKVGDIPIDFKDPIYGDTNPSFTDFVAPGVILTIVFFLAVALTSSALIVERTEGLLDRSWVAGVSPGEILFSHVVTQFVVMCGQTALVLIFMILVFGVKSNGNIAYVVMLTLLQGLCGMCFGFVISAACELERNAIQLALGSFYPTLLLSGVIWPIEGMPWILRYVSTCLPLTLATSSLRSILTRGWPITDPDVYMGFVSTILWISLFLVLTLTILRFKRG
- the LOC111003410 gene encoding RNA-binding protein 34 codes for the protein MDYVVGSVAALVSGNVTPSRPKLLKRALTPTKHQPSPNVTPRSEYVDDRSIFLSPTLQKKKAIVKKSPKRIFQNPDLDTTVEESNSTLTNLAVDKAKKHLKEQLETDGQHTMKMNDANAITENIQNSKVSIKKKKRRQSKAQESSVENIETNEEKESTDVPMNTSPKKAKSNNKEITSKLEVIETDSNENVTEIIKTKNNKKHKKKKNKPKLEVESENTEHEAREKSEINMLDANDEMIVNPNAITAQDTDSEHESDHEIQSENEHKETLDTGPADSSDEEEKESDKKGKNKKAEETKTDKLNMPQEESEDEIKRTLFIGNVLYKPKTKKDIKKLFSQYGDIDTVRIRAVPVKDATMTPKLAIIKNELHPERTTVNVYVKYQKPESVEKALSANNTVLDGHHLRVTRSDITGTLDTKCSIFIGNLPFAIEDETLRGKFEKCGEIESVRIVRDEKTGAGKGFGYVNFKSKDAVELALALTEEDLTIKNRILRVNRCLQIHSKKSGNKNNRDNRNGGNRNGGNNRSGENNRSGGYNRNDGNYRNGGNNRIAGNNRNSGFDRNGGNRNFGNRNFGNGNRGFNRNAPGKFDRNNGQEQDGAFRRIANKRKNQDDGEGPANKLGKKERKEFVGRTAEKKKKGKFNKGQKKKKALSEILTK